From one Tautonia marina genomic stretch:
- a CDS encoding alpha/beta hydrolase translates to MRSPILFAAAFFCLASLAQASQERTAEVTADIVYTTVEGRELKLDLAQPADRSAPRPAIVAIHGGAWRAGDKGDLRNLLVEFAEAGYVAISPEYRFCPEYTFPAQIYDVKAAVRWLRANADTYGVDPDRIGAVGFSAGGHLALLLGLTDVGDDLEGAVAEDAPASNVQAVVNFFGPTDLLADDLPMISIPLRNDFIGGTPEEKPGATAAASPISHVSKGDAPILVFQGTADPLIPTSQAITLASAMAEAGVPGRVELIIGAGHGVSGPELPRTKEATFEFFDLHLKSEGAVPEFLKP, encoded by the coding sequence ATGAGATCGCCGATCCTGTTTGCTGCTGCGTTCTTCTGCCTGGCATCACTCGCGCAGGCAAGCCAGGAGCGAACCGCCGAAGTGACCGCCGACATTGTGTACACGACGGTGGAGGGCCGGGAGTTGAAGCTCGACCTTGCCCAGCCGGCCGACCGATCCGCCCCTCGGCCCGCGATCGTCGCCATTCATGGGGGGGCCTGGAGGGCCGGAGACAAGGGTGATCTCCGGAACCTTCTCGTCGAATTCGCCGAAGCCGGGTACGTGGCGATCTCCCCCGAGTACCGCTTCTGTCCCGAGTACACCTTTCCCGCCCAGATCTACGACGTGAAGGCCGCGGTCCGATGGCTCCGAGCGAACGCTGACACGTATGGCGTTGACCCCGACCGGATCGGCGCGGTCGGTTTCTCGGCCGGAGGACATCTGGCCTTGCTCCTTGGACTGACCGATGTCGGTGACGACTTGGAGGGGGCAGTTGCCGAGGATGCTCCGGCCTCAAACGTTCAGGCCGTGGTCAATTTCTTTGGACCGACCGACCTGCTGGCCGACGATCTCCCGATGATCTCCATTCCCTTGCGAAACGATTTCATCGGCGGCACTCCCGAGGAAAAACCCGGGGCAACCGCCGCGGCGTCGCCGATCTCCCACGTTTCGAAGGGAGATGCGCCGATCCTCGTCTTCCAGGGCACGGCCGACCCCCTCATCCCGACCTCACAGGCCATCACTTTGGCCTCGGCGATGGCCGAGGCGGGTGTCCCCGGCCGTGTCGAGCTCATTATTGGAGCAGGGCACGGGGTGAGCGGTCCGGAACTCCCCCGCACCAAGGAAGCAACCTTTGAGTTCTTCGATCTCCATCTGAAGT
- a CDS encoding YifB family Mg chelatase-like AAA ATPase, with protein sequence MLAKLASYTLIGIEAEPVEVEVDVSATPVPKTVLVGLAEAAVRESTHRVERALVNSGYRRPSDRVVINLAPADLKKDAGGFDLPIALGLLLASGQISLERLGTFAVVGELALTGETRPIKGALAMALRARQEGRTGLLVPAANASEAAVVEGLDVFPIGSLAEAVGFLSGQLDTEPTAVDVDDVFHRAAHYEEDFSDVKGQDGAKRALLIAAAGSHNLLMIGPPGTGKTLLARRLPTIMPPLTPSESLETTRIYSAMGLLGSQPLLGVRPFRSPHHSVSDAGLVGGGSTPQPGEISLAHKGVLFLDELPEFNRKTLEVLRQPLEEGCVTISRALRSVTFPADFVLVAAMNPCPCGYRGDPRKACSCSPPQVERYLGKISGPLLDRIDLHIHVPAVPFTQLAEAPPGPNSAEFLDKVLDARARQLDRFGPSGPGVNGRMTPRQVRKICTLKPESAALLKGAMEELGLSARAHDKVLRVSRTLADLEGTDAIEPQHVAEAVGYRSLDRSVWA encoded by the coding sequence ATGCTCGCCAAGCTCGCGTCGTACACGCTGATCGGAATCGAAGCCGAACCGGTCGAGGTTGAGGTTGACGTCTCGGCGACTCCTGTGCCGAAAACCGTACTGGTGGGTCTGGCCGAGGCCGCCGTCCGGGAAAGTACCCACCGGGTCGAACGAGCGCTGGTCAATTCCGGCTACCGGCGCCCTTCCGATCGTGTTGTGATCAATCTTGCCCCCGCCGATCTGAAGAAGGATGCCGGTGGCTTCGACCTGCCGATCGCTCTGGGACTGTTGCTGGCCAGTGGTCAAATCAGCCTGGAACGACTGGGAACCTTCGCGGTGGTCGGGGAACTGGCCCTGACCGGCGAGACGCGGCCGATCAAGGGGGCCCTGGCCATGGCCCTCCGTGCTCGTCAGGAAGGTCGAACCGGGCTGCTCGTGCCCGCCGCCAATGCCTCGGAGGCCGCCGTGGTGGAGGGGCTCGACGTCTTCCCGATCGGCAGTCTGGCCGAGGCCGTTGGCTTCCTCTCCGGACAACTTGATACGGAACCAACCGCCGTTGACGTCGACGATGTCTTCCATCGCGCCGCCCATTACGAAGAAGACTTCTCCGACGTGAAGGGCCAGGACGGTGCCAAGCGGGCCCTCCTGATCGCGGCCGCCGGTTCTCACAATTTGCTCATGATCGGCCCTCCCGGGACGGGGAAGACGCTCCTGGCGCGCCGCCTGCCGACGATCATGCCCCCCTTGACGCCATCGGAAAGCCTGGAAACGACTCGTATCTACAGCGCGATGGGCTTGCTGGGTTCGCAACCCTTACTCGGTGTTCGCCCGTTTCGATCCCCGCACCACTCGGTCAGCGATGCCGGCCTCGTCGGAGGCGGAAGCACGCCCCAGCCCGGCGAGATTTCGCTCGCCCATAAAGGGGTTTTGTTCCTCGATGAGCTTCCCGAATTCAATCGGAAAACTCTGGAAGTCCTGCGCCAGCCTCTGGAAGAAGGGTGCGTCACCATCAGCCGGGCCTTGCGAAGTGTGACCTTTCCGGCCGATTTCGTACTCGTCGCGGCGATGAACCCGTGTCCCTGCGGGTATCGCGGTGATCCGCGCAAGGCGTGCAGTTGTTCGCCCCCTCAGGTCGAGCGCTACCTGGGAAAGATCAGCGGACCGTTGCTCGACCGGATCGACCTGCACATTCACGTCCCGGCGGTTCCCTTTACCCAGCTTGCCGAAGCGCCTCCCGGACCGAATTCGGCCGAATTCCTCGACAAGGTTCTCGATGCCCGAGCGCGACAACTCGACCGATTTGGTCCGAGCGGCCCCGGCGTCAATGGTCGAATGACTCCTCGGCAGGTTCGGAAGATCTGCACCTTGAAACCCGAGTCGGCCGCCTTGCTCAAAGGAGCAATGGAGGAGCTTGGCCTCTCGGCCCGAGCCCACGACAAGGTCCTTCGCGTCTCGCGGACCCTGGCCGATCTGGAAGGAACCGACGCCATCGAACCGCAGCACGTGGCCGAGGCCGTCGGCTACCGATCGCTCGACCGCAGCGTCTGGGCCTGA
- a CDS encoding sigma-54-dependent transcriptional regulator, translating into MTLAKVSLMPWIPHVMILDDDPRVLESLVPGFVQELGRGLSQSREIAGLLRRGAAPDDARGPVRVKVSAHGFESSRVESYRYRAPFEVHLHLVRERGGSFELARRLLNQQTFAAVVSDQRFSDDAGGQRAGQYFVAEAARVHPEVQGLLYSAYPRPDDFPSDRFIRKGAGGSGGADDLAEQVVRAVERHLAQPAARAFAQEIGDRGLIYQSESFGAVVAQLFDLAQLIGSADVPSGSRMRRPLPCLLIDGESGTGKRGLAELFHAASDRRSAPLVVASCSELTNETLLRSILFGHKRGAFTDAREDRPGLVSATGKGVLLLDDVHRLPPACSAILHSFLEDGEYGRLGEEEIRRRAECAVVLTVETGPWRERRQSGELPVAFLARVERLLVAVPPLRDRPEDIEAQARWLTRTLSAELGVDLELSDEAVARLQTLTFQESNSRELRNVLERAIYRHYREADQLEWAQVEPFASDGERTARPLAASVASASPSRPPSSASQNDWQRRLRTLAAKILAKGTDLDPEEARTVTDTLFDERFPAAWDAVQSSRHWQSDQPPLPLPLWEDLWRCFAVSWLGGPSPAEKDLGIPANTLRQWINDRESR; encoded by the coding sequence ATGACCCTGGCCAAGGTTTCGCTGATGCCCTGGATTCCTCATGTCATGATCCTCGACGACGATCCGAGGGTCCTCGAATCGCTCGTCCCCGGGTTCGTGCAGGAACTGGGACGCGGTCTGTCGCAGAGCCGAGAGATCGCCGGGTTGCTTCGTCGCGGTGCCGCTCCCGACGATGCGAGGGGGCCGGTACGCGTCAAGGTTTCGGCACATGGGTTTGAGAGTAGCCGGGTCGAGTCCTACCGCTACCGTGCTCCGTTCGAAGTTCATCTCCATCTCGTCCGGGAACGGGGAGGATCGTTTGAGCTGGCACGACGACTCCTGAACCAGCAGACCTTTGCCGCGGTCGTCTCCGACCAGCGGTTCTCGGACGATGCGGGAGGGCAGCGAGCCGGCCAGTACTTCGTGGCAGAGGCGGCGAGGGTCCATCCTGAAGTCCAGGGTCTGCTCTACTCGGCCTATCCTCGGCCCGACGACTTCCCAAGCGATCGGTTCATCCGAAAGGGGGCAGGAGGCTCGGGGGGAGCCGACGATCTGGCCGAACAGGTCGTTCGAGCCGTCGAGCGTCACCTGGCCCAGCCGGCAGCCCGGGCCTTTGCTCAGGAGATCGGCGACCGCGGCCTGATCTATCAGTCAGAGAGCTTCGGCGCCGTGGTCGCGCAGCTCTTCGATCTGGCGCAGTTGATCGGATCGGCGGACGTGCCTTCCGGCAGTCGGATGAGGCGACCACTCCCCTGCCTGCTAATCGACGGTGAGAGCGGCACCGGTAAGCGAGGGTTGGCCGAACTCTTCCACGCGGCATCGGATCGGCGATCCGCCCCGCTGGTCGTCGCATCCTGCAGTGAACTGACCAACGAAACCTTGCTCCGAAGCATCCTCTTCGGCCACAAGCGAGGGGCCTTTACCGATGCCAGGGAAGATCGCCCCGGCCTGGTGTCGGCCACCGGCAAGGGCGTTCTCCTGCTCGACGACGTGCATCGGTTGCCGCCGGCTTGCTCCGCGATTCTGCACTCGTTTCTTGAGGATGGCGAATACGGACGGCTCGGTGAGGAAGAAATCCGCCGACGCGCCGAGTGTGCCGTTGTGTTGACCGTCGAAACCGGCCCCTGGCGTGAGCGTCGGCAATCGGGCGAACTCCCCGTCGCCTTTCTGGCTCGAGTGGAGCGCTTGCTCGTCGCCGTTCCTCCCCTGCGTGACCGTCCGGAAGACATCGAGGCTCAGGCCCGATGGCTCACGCGCACTCTGTCAGCCGAGCTGGGGGTTGATCTCGAACTGTCCGACGAAGCCGTCGCTCGCTTGCAAACGCTCACGTTTCAGGAAAGCAACAGCCGAGAGTTGCGGAATGTGCTGGAGCGGGCAATCTATCGCCACTATCGCGAAGCAGACCAGCTGGAATGGGCACAGGTCGAGCCGTTTGCGTCCGATGGGGAACGAACCGCCAGGCCCCTCGCGGCCTCCGTGGCGTCGGCCTCCCCATCTCGTCCCCCGTCGTCCGCGTCTCAGAACGACTGGCAGCGCCGTCTTCGCACCCTGGCCGCCAAGATCCTCGCCAAGGGTACGGACCTCGATCCTGAGGAGGCCCGGACGGTCACCGACACGCTTTTCGACGAACGGTTTCCCGCGGCCTGGGACGCTGTCCAGAGCAGCAGACACTGGCAATCAGATCAGCCCCCCCTTCCCTTGCCACTCTGGGAGGACCTCTGGCGATGCTTCGCCGTGAGCTGGCTCGGGGGCCCTTCACCGGCAGAGAAGGACCTGGGAATCCCGGCCAACACCCTTCGCCAGTGGATCAATGACCGGGAGTCGCGTTGA